ttcagggtttttctttttggtagAAAAAACTTGTTTCGGCTACCTTATGTGAACAATGCATCTCAGGCTCCATTCACTCATTTGTTATTAAGtccagctgccctccagctttgatattcacattttttaaaactgcttcATACAGTCACAACgagaaataataacaataaacgttaaaataacaacaaataaacccccaacaaaaaaccaaaccagcccgggaggggaaaggaaacaCCTCCCGCCGGGGTCAGCGAAGATTATTGCAAATGGCTCCCGGGAGACGGAGCAGCTCCGCGGCAGCGGGGGACCGGCGGCGGGGGGGTCCGCGGCCCCGGCCGTCCTGCCCCGGcggggggaggagaaggaggagctcccggggaaggcagaggagggaggggggcACAACAACAGCTCGGGGCGGGCGGTGTGCGCGGCCTCGCCGGCCGGGGCTCCACGGGGTCCGCGCCGCGGGTGACCTTGGGGCGGGGGCGCTCGAGCAGCTCCCGCCCGAACCGGCACCGGCCCGGGGGGCCCCGCCGCCGGGACACACTTACATCCTGGCGGAGCCCGCACCGCGCTCCCGCAGCCCGCCCGGAGggggctccgccgccgccgccagcgGCCGCGCTCCTTCGCCCCGGTCACCGCCGCCGTTCGTCCCCGCCGGCTACTGCAGGGGCTgcaccgccgccgccgcctcgccGTCtgcgccgccgctccccgccgaGGTGCTGCCGCTGGAGGCCGCGGAtgctgccgctgccgccgccgccgccgccagtTGCAGCCGCCGGACGGCTTCTTTGATGAGGTTGCCGGAAAggatgagctgctgcaggagccggTGCGGGTCCTCCTCCTCCGCCGGCCCGTCGCCCGGCCCCGGCGGAGGCTGCTTCCTCCGGCGGGCGGCGCTCCGCAGCCAGCCCCGTCCGCACAGCTGCTTGGTCACCCGCTGCTGCCCGCTCCGGTCCGGCCGCGGAGGCTCAACATGTTGCGAGTGAGCTTGCGTCGGGGCCGGTCCCCGCGGCGCCAgcagcccggccccggcgccgcTGCAGCACCGCGGCGAGTAGGGGGCGGCGCGGTCGCGGGCGCTGCCCGGCCCCAAGTGCTtgggggcgcggggcggcggcgcccgCTGGGCGCTCAGTTGCAGCACCTCGCCCAGCTTGGCCACCAGCGCGTCCACCTCCTTAGAGCCCGCCTGTCCCACGGCGACCGGgcgctccagcagcaggaagcgCTCGCCCGGGCGGCACGGCATCTCTGCCGGGTCCCCGCCGTGCCGCAGCCGCCGCAGCGGGAccggggccgccgcccgcccgccgccccgcgcGCGCGCGAGCACACGCGGCTCCGGCGCTGCGGTCGCGGCTGGAGCTCGGCCCGCTGGCGTTGGTTTGTAAACAATGGGTGACGCGCGCGCCCGGGCGCCTCCCACTGCGCCggccggggtgggggggagaaggggggcGGCCCTCCGGATCAACCGCTCGCCGACCGCTCCCGGGGCCGGCACCCCGCGCGGGGAGGGCTCGGCCAACAGCGCGGGGGCGGCTTCCGCCACCGGGCGCCGCCGGCCGAGCGAGGCCGCCCCGCGACCACCGAACGCGCCGGTGCCGGTCCCGTCCCCTTCCCCCCCCGTCTGCGCGCCGCGTGGACCGGCCCGCTTTCAAACCCCGCACCTCGGGTCTCGGGGGCGGGGCCGCTGTGATTGGCAGGAGGGGGCGGGGCGCGCGGCGCGGCGGAGGGTCCCGCGCCGCCGCAGGACGGTCACTTGCAGGGGGCACGAGGGGCAGCGGGGAGCGCGAGCGGCGCCCGGTGACCGCCCGGCCGGTGCCGGTCCCGCCCCGCCGTTAACGGCCCGCGGGGCGCCGGTGCGGCCGCGCGCCGGTGCCCCGTGAGCGCCTGGCGGTTGCGCGCGTGCGGTTCTCCCGCGGCACCGCGCGCCCGGAGAGCGGAGCCGGCGCTTCCCAGCGGAGCGCGAGCGGCCCGCACCGGCCTCTGCGGAGCGGGTAATCCCCATCAGCCAGCGCCGTCTCCCGCAGGCTTCCGTGCCGGGATCGCGGCGCGCTCGTTCCGCATCGCCCGGCTCCGACCGCTTGGCTCGCGCTCGGCGAGCGTCTTTGCCCTGCTTGCTTTGCCCGCAGCCGGCAGCCGGCAGCGCACTGGTTTGGGGTTTAGCTCCTTGACGTAGAAATGCTTTCGGAGCCTGCCTTCGCATCACTAGAATTTGTACACGTGCAGCAACTCTGCAGGTGTTCCGTCGGGATTTCTCTCAGCCTGCGGTTTACTTCATCACTTACATCAAGGCTCTGTCCTGTCACTTCatgtcccagtcccattccttCCCCTGCTTCTGTCAATGCATCTTTCAAGCATGGGCTGAAATTTCTATCATGAGCcttaaaaaaggttttctggGTGTTGGAACTCTGGGAACGTAGTCCCGAACACGCTTATTCACGTGACAGGGCATGCGGTCGGTTCCGCTGGGAACAGCTTGTAAAGCGTAAGTTGCTCATACACATAACTGCTCTCACCACTGTGCCCTTGATTAATCAGTAAGCAGTTGGCAAAGGAGAGGCCATGTCCTTTGGTCTGTTTGTCCTCATGTCCTCCTGAGCTACTTCTACTTGCTGTACAGAGCAGGAGACCCTGTGCACAAATGCACGTGTTTGTGAGCATGCCTGCTGTCTGCACATGGTACTGGTCACTCCAGCTTAGGTGTCCAAGCCCTCTACTACATCCCCTGCCTGGATTTGTACCAGCTGGGCATAAATCATGTTACCTAATTGCATATTATTTATTCATGTGCATACTTAAGGTACCGAGACTTTCTTATTTTCAGCACCTTTTTGGTAACTGTCAGTTAAAACTCAGATCAAATTTTTCTACAGATGATGAAAAAGTGAGATTTTGttgccccctgcccacccccaaatatttttaagaaaacactTTCACCTTTATTCCTTATTTTTGTGGTATCTATTCAAAAGCAATAGAAGCAGGCCTACACAGATGCAGTGGATGGATCTACTTCAACTCCGAGGGAGATCTATATTCAGATCACTTCTGAGTAGGTAATCTGGTATTCTATACAAGCAAAACTGCAATAAACCAGTACAGCTTAttccagccttttcttctcccacaaaagcaaaataaactcTACCAGCAGAAGCTCAGTGCTGCTTGTGATTACCTCTACACCTGGGGCTTTCATGAGCCCGGGAATGATAATCGCAAATCGTGCTTCATTGCATCCCTGACCAAcggcagtgctgggaaaagctTGCAGGATCAGTGCCACAGATAGGGAGCTCCGAGCGCAGTCGTTAGCAGAATCCTGATGTTCTCAGatctttttaaatgcaaaattttagTGATCAGTGGTTGACAATGGACTGAGTATCTGCTGAGGGTTTTAGGGCTAAACATCCTGCAGATGTTTACATTGAACAGGTTACCAGCTGAACAAAATGAGATTTGTGGACATTCAGGAGAAGGATGTTTCAGATTTTCCTCCTAGAGGAATTGGGAACCTCAGCCTTAGGTACTATCTGCTCTTTTCACTGGATGatgagagaaaagcaaaaatgctGAAGAAGATAGTATATCCTATATCTGTGGTTCTCCCTCAAAGATTTGTTTATGTGAGAAAACCGTACCAAAGAGGGCTCAATATGAATTTACATCATAATCATATCCGTGGAATGGATCTCTGTCAGCACCCAGAGACCTTTCTGGGACTTAACCCCAATCCATGCTAGGGGCAGATCCAAACTGTCTGCAGCCATTATCGGGTGTTTCTGGCAGAaacaccacagcagctcctgaacaGGTAGCTGTTTGCTAGTGCCTCTCCAAAGAAATGAGGACAACTTCAACAAATAAAGGGGCTGTCATAGGTGTCCCGGTGTGGAGTTAGTGAGCATAAGTGACAGGGTtgcctgccagctcagccccaaAGAAGCTGAGGCCTCGTCAGTTGTAGCTATCAGGTAATTTGGCCAAGTCCTTAGTAAGCTGTAGCTTACTCACTGTGTTCTCTTTTTAATTAGGAGAATCACAGCCTGGTTATCATGCTTGGTCTTCTGCTGGAaatgagctctgcagcactgtttTTACTTTAGCAGTTTACCACAgtaattgcaattaaaaaaatccccaaagcgTAGAACACTAAGGACAAGGAGAggttccttttaaaataaaagtataaaagGACTTGAAAAACTGTTGACAAAATTTTTCTGACCCCTGACAGTatttttctgagaagaaaatgaCCGTTGctgctattcttttttttttttttttttttttttcttccccagggGCGGTTCTGTGTATGGTCTGCTGGGATTGCCAAAATTCTCATGGCAACTTGTCATCTAAGTTATTCTATTAGCTAGACATTATAGTTGAGAACAGTCATTGGTCCCTTTTTATGATTATTATTTACTTGCACTCTCACTTTGTATGTTAAAATGTTTAGAAAACAGTATTTAAGATACTTTTAGTAATACTTGTCTTTCAGATATTCCTAGCAGAGGAATAAGTCAACTCAAAATCTGAGTTTCATAAACAAGTactaattatattaattatatgtCCACCTATAAAAACTTGACATAATTTTATTGTGTTTCCTTAGGatacattttaatttcagaatatAAAGGTCAATTTATATATTTTACCTTTTGTACTGATCCTCACAACATGGACAACTGGATGTGAATTCAGTGCTTTAAATCTGttaaagacaaagaaagaaaacccttAAATCCTTTGAAGTCTGCATTCCAGTGTAATCTCAGTCCTTTGACTACATGTTCAGGATCATGCACATGTTCTAATCTGTTATGGAGACCCTGTAACCCAGTCAATGTGAAAATGATAAATAATAGTTCATTTATGCAGGTGTTTGCATTTCAAACCTTTTTGCTGGAGCTGCATGGTCTGTGCTCTCAGACTTTGGCATGTGTAGAAATGAATCAGGTTGATAAATTCATGATAGAGACTATGTAGTGTTGCATCACAGTGTAAAAGTATTTATAGTGTTGTTTACAAAACAGTAAGACAGCTTTGAACTGGGTGAACCCGGTGACTAGCAGATCCATTCCAGTCCTTTCTTTCTCCAGGCATTTCTCacgtcctttttttttttacagaaactTCTGTAATATTTGTTAAATATGCAGAGCTTCTCTTCATAACAATAGTGTCAATGAAGGGTGCTTGTgcaaagtaaattattttcctgtgcaCAGTTCAAATGCAGAATGCAGAGAGGCCAGAACACCATCCAAATAAGACAACTTTAGATTCCCCAATAATTGTTTTGTAATCTGCATTTAtaatagatttccaagaacAAAAAACATTCCTGTAGAAACAACTGAGGTTGCTAAGTGACACAAATGTATTTACTGTGTCATAACTTGCAAAAGCCAAGCACATTAAAACAGGAGCTTTAATAAGCAGCAGTGTCATGAATCTCACCTTGACTCCCAGGGTAAATATAAACCTGTTGGCCAACAGCTTTGCATGGTTTGGGATGCCCAGTCTGAGACCTTAATGGAAACAGGAAACATTAGTTGTTTTAGAAAATAGAGGCTTTCATTCTTAAGGAATTGAAATATGCATACTTTGTGCCAGTGGATGTTTGGGATTTGTTTCTTTCCTGTGTTGTTTCTGTTTGTCCTCATTCAATTACCTAAGAATTTGTATGTTGGGATACTGCTTCCTAACAAGGCTGGAAACTACAGTCAGTTGTGAGGCTGAGTTACTTCTTTTTGCTGAAGTTATCATTGTTTCTTATATCTTTTAGACACAAAAATCCCCTCTCCAGTCTTTTTGAGACTGCAAAAATCTGGCACCTTCTTTTGTCTTCTCACCTTCTTCTCGTGTCTGACACAGCAAACTGCTGTATTTCAGCTTCTCCAAGCAGTCAGAGCACAGGGCCCCTATGGAGGGACCACAGGAACATTCCTTTGGCCTGATAAGGCTGATGCTGCTCTTTCCCTAAGCTGCAAaacctctttttcctcctctgatACTCCCAAGATGCAGTGGatgccctgtgcctgcagcaaaTGTGCAGAAGTGGACAGTGCAGGAATTCTACCTGTTCATTaggagctgccaggctgcttGCACAACAGCCTCTGCTAGTTTAGGAATGAGACAGGAGGCGTGGGAAAGGAGCCTACAGACGTCTCAGGGATGCACCAAACTACAGGGCAACCAAGTCTTTGTTTGTTTATTCAAATAATTGACTCACTTCCAGCTTTCCTAATAACTGGAATATATTATAATGGTAACCTGTATTATAAGTAATGAGCCGGTGTAATGCATTGTGTGGGCTCTCATAGGTTTTCCATATAGGCAATATTCCTGAGAATAATTTCCATTTGTTCAATCTTTACAAATATTGAAATATggaaagcagagatgaaaaCAATGTATCGAACCACTCCTAAAATGTCATTAAATGGACTTTAGGAACATCTCTTAAAAAATACCAGTTTCGAGAGAAAAGCCCTTTCATCTTTTGTCAAAATACCCTGCACATTTCTGTatatcctggaaaaatccctgtgCTTGTTTCTGTACCTTCAGTTGGTAATTGTTTGTTAACCAGACATGTCTCTTGACAGTTCTGTTAAAACAAGCCTCTCTGCAGTGAATACTGAAAAGCCACAATCAATAAACTAGTATATAATGATTACAAGTAATGTGTCTCACTCAGCATGtagggcaaaaaagaaaaaaaaataaaagactcCTGTCTAATTATATTTGAAGTAGACTTGTCTAAAATTAAGGGAGCACTTGTCCCACAAGGACTGCAGCCAATTCCACTGAATCAATGGAACCTGTGCAGGACTGCCAGCTTTCCTCATTGAAATTCTTCCTTCAAGCATACTTTTGGCATTAAGCCATTAGAAAAAGATGACTGTtacctaaaaagaaaaatgaagaccaGGCACCACCTGAGATCTGACAGCTCCTTCTTGTTTTGAATCTGAACTGTGCTGTTAGTGCA
This Haemorhous mexicanus isolate bHaeMex1 chromosome 1, bHaeMex1.pri, whole genome shotgun sequence DNA region includes the following protein-coding sequences:
- the FRAT2 gene encoding GSK-3-binding protein FRAT2; the protein is MPCRPGERFLLLERPVAVGQAGSKEVDALVAKLGEVLQLSAQRAPPPRAPKHLGPGSARDRAAPYSPRCCSGAGAGLLAPRGPAPTQAHSQHVEPPRPDRSGQQRVTKQLCGRGWLRSAARRRKQPPPGPGDGPAEEEDPHRLLQQLILSGNLIKEAVRRLQLAAAAAAAAASAASSGSTSAGSGGADGEAAAAVQPLQ